The proteins below come from a single Melospiza melodia melodia isolate bMelMel2 chromosome 12, bMelMel2.pri, whole genome shotgun sequence genomic window:
- the GNB4 gene encoding guanine nucleotide-binding protein subunit beta-4 isoform X2, with amino-acid sequence MHWGSDSRLLVSASQDGKLIIWDSYTTNKMHAIPLRSSWVMTCAYAPSGNYVACGGLDNICSIYNLKTREGNVRVSRELPGHTGYLSCCRFLDDNQIVTSSGDTTCALWDIETGQQTTTFTGHTGDVMSLSLSPDMRTFVSGACDASSKLWDIRDGMCRQSFTGHVSDINAVCFFPNGHAFATGSDDATCRLFDLRADQELMMYSHDNIICGITSVAFSKSGRLLLAGYDDFNCNVWDTLKGERAGVLAGHDNRVSCLGVTDDGMAVATGSWDSFLRIWN; translated from the exons GCTACTAGTCAGTGCTTCTCAAGATGGAAAATTAATTATTTGGGATAGTTACACAACAAATAAG aTGCACGCCATCCCCCTGAGGTCCTCCTGGGTGATGACCTGTGCCTACGCTCCCTCGGGCAACTACGTGGCGTGCGGGGGCCTGGACAACATCTGCTCCATCTACAACCTGAAAACCAGGGAGGGCAACGTGCGCGTGAGCCGCGAGCTGCCGGGCCACACAG GATACCTGTCCTGTTGTCGCTTCCTAGATGACAACCAAATTGTCACTAGCTCAGGAGACACCACTTG TGCTTTGTGGGACATAGAGACTGGCCAGCAGACCACCACGTTcactgggcacactggagatgtcatGAGCCTCTCCCTGAGCCCAGACATGAGGACTTTTGTTTCGGGCGCCTGCGATGCCTCCTCGAAGCTTTGGGATATCCGCGATGGGATGTGCAGGCAGTCCTTCACGGGGCACGTGTCAGACATTAATGCCGTTTGT TTTTTCCCCAACGGCCACGCGTTCGCCACGGGCTCTGACGACGCCACGTGCCGGCTGTTCGACCTGCGCGCGGACCAGGAGCTGATGATGTACTCGCACGACAACATCATCTGCGGCATCACCTCCGTGGCCTTCTCCAAGAGCGGCCGCCTGCTGCTCGCCGGCTACGACGACTTCAACTGCAACGTCTGGGACACCCTCAAAGGAGAGAGGGCAG gtgtCCTGGCTGGCCATGACAACCGTGTCAGCTGTTTAGGTGTTACTGATGACGGCATGGCTGTAGCTACAGGGTCTTGGGACAGTTTTCTCAGAATCTGGAATTAA